A region of Ochrobactrum quorumnocens DNA encodes the following proteins:
- a CDS encoding cysteine desulfurase family protein yields MIGTGKRLYLDYNASAPLLDEARNAVIEALGILGNPSSVHREGRAARGLVEAARRSVATLVSAKSDHVFFTSGATEAASTLLTPNYMMGRAPVRLSHLYVSATEHPCMLAGGQFPPENITILAVDENGILKLDALQQALEAHDKSAGLPLVAVQAANNETGVIQPVREIAALVKAAGGIFVVDAVQAVGRIKLDITDNCGDYLIISSHKIGGPKGVGAVIAISDLMMPKALVRGGGQEKGHRAGTEALPLIAGFGAAADVAAARLNGNGWSAEVRDRLEAGLMEIAPGATIHGNTVERLPNTTFFTLDGQKAETVQIAFDLGGIALSAGSACSSGKVGPSHVLAAMGHEDGPGAIRVSLEADASIESIDQFLDVLRKIVARHERSKAS; encoded by the coding sequence GTGATCGGAACCGGCAAGAGGCTCTATCTGGACTATAATGCCAGTGCGCCTTTGCTTGATGAGGCGCGCAATGCGGTCATCGAGGCATTGGGCATTCTGGGTAATCCGTCATCGGTGCATCGTGAAGGCAGAGCGGCACGTGGACTTGTTGAAGCTGCGCGCCGCAGTGTTGCAACGCTGGTCAGTGCAAAGTCTGATCATGTTTTCTTCACGTCAGGCGCCACAGAGGCCGCGTCAACGTTGCTCACGCCCAATTACATGATGGGTCGTGCGCCTGTGCGTCTGTCGCATCTTTATGTGAGCGCGACCGAGCACCCATGCATGCTGGCTGGTGGACAATTTCCACCTGAAAACATCACCATACTTGCCGTGGATGAAAATGGTATCTTGAAGCTGGACGCACTGCAACAGGCATTGGAAGCGCATGACAAGAGTGCCGGCTTGCCACTCGTTGCGGTTCAAGCCGCAAATAACGAGACCGGCGTTATTCAGCCTGTCCGTGAAATTGCGGCGCTGGTCAAAGCCGCAGGCGGAATTTTCGTGGTTGATGCTGTGCAGGCCGTTGGCCGCATTAAATTAGACATTACAGATAATTGCGGGGATTACCTGATAATATCCTCGCACAAGATCGGTGGCCCGAAAGGTGTTGGTGCTGTTATTGCAATTTCTGATCTCATGATGCCGAAAGCGCTCGTTCGCGGTGGCGGTCAGGAAAAGGGGCACCGTGCAGGTACCGAAGCTTTGCCTCTTATTGCAGGTTTTGGTGCGGCAGCAGATGTTGCTGCAGCACGCTTGAATGGCAATGGTTGGTCGGCGGAAGTGCGAGACAGGCTTGAAGCCGGGCTTATGGAAATTGCGCCTGGCGCTACAATCCATGGCAATACTGTTGAACGCCTACCGAACACGACCTTCTTTACGCTTGATGGACAAAAGGCAGAAACAGTTCAGATCGCGTTTGATCTCGGCGGAATAGCGCTGTCCGCTGGATCGGCGTGTTCTTCCGGCAAGGTTGGTCCAAGCCACGTTCTGGCTGCTATGGGGCATGAAGATGGTCCGGGCGCGATCCGTGTTTCGCTTGAAGCAGATGCTTCGATAGAATCTATTGATCAGTTTCTCGATGTTTTGCGCAAAATCGTTGCTCGTCACGAGCGCTCAAAGGCCAGTTAA
- the sufB gene encoding Fe-S cluster assembly protein SufB: MPAVQETIDQVRGLDVDQYKYGFETTIESEKAPKGLNEDIIRFISAKKDEPEWMLEWRLKAYERWLTMEEPTWARVEYPKIDFQDVYYYAAPKNQSGPKSLDEVDPELLRTYEKLGIPLREQEILAGVRKQGDPSEIDGNPSDNVYASGRVAVDAVFDSVSVVTTFKAELAKAGVIFCSISEAIREHPELVQKYLASVVPVSDNYYATLNSAVFTDGSFVYVPKGVRCPMELSTYFRINEKNTGQFERTLIIAEEGAYVSYLEGCTAPQRDENQLHAAVVELIALDDAEIKYSTVQNWYPGDSSGKGGIYNFVTKRGDCRGDRSKISWTQVETGSAITWKYPSCILRGDDSRGEFYSIAVSNGYQQIDSGTKMIHLGKNTSSRIISKGISAGNSNNTYRGQVSAHRKAENARNFTQCDSLLIGNDCGAHTVPYIEAKNATAQFEHEATTSKISEDQLFYVMQRGIPEEEAIALIVNGFVKEVIQELPMEFAVEAQKLIGISLEGSVG; this comes from the coding sequence ATGCCTGCAGTGCAGGAGACCATTGATCAGGTTCGCGGCTTGGACGTGGACCAGTATAAGTACGGCTTCGAAACGACAATCGAATCTGAGAAGGCCCCAAAGGGGCTTAATGAAGATATCATTCGCTTCATTTCCGCCAAGAAAGACGAGCCGGAATGGATGCTTGAGTGGCGTCTGAAGGCCTATGAACGCTGGCTCACCATGGAAGAGCCAACATGGGCACGCGTCGAGTATCCCAAGATCGACTTCCAGGACGTCTATTATTATGCGGCGCCGAAGAATCAATCTGGCCCGAAGTCGCTTGATGAAGTCGACCCGGAATTGCTTCGCACTTACGAAAAGCTTGGTATTCCTCTGCGCGAGCAGGAAATCCTTGCTGGCGTGCGCAAACAGGGCGATCCGAGCGAAATCGACGGCAACCCATCCGATAACGTCTATGCATCGGGCCGCGTGGCTGTTGATGCCGTGTTCGACAGTGTTTCGGTTGTCACGACGTTCAAGGCAGAACTTGCCAAGGCTGGCGTGATCTTCTGTTCGATCTCCGAAGCCATCCGCGAGCATCCTGAACTGGTTCAGAAGTATCTTGCTTCTGTCGTTCCTGTTTCGGATAACTATTATGCGACGCTGAATTCGGCTGTCTTTACCGATGGTTCGTTTGTTTACGTGCCCAAGGGCGTCCGCTGCCCGATGGAGCTTTCGACCTATTTCCGTATCAACGAAAAGAATACGGGCCAGTTCGAACGCACCCTGATCATCGCTGAAGAAGGCGCTTACGTCTCCTATCTCGAAGGTTGCACAGCACCACAGCGCGATGAAAATCAGCTTCACGCAGCAGTCGTTGAATTGATCGCGCTTGATGATGCGGAGATCAAATACTCGACCGTTCAGAACTGGTATCCGGGTGATAGCAGCGGCAAGGGCGGCATCTATAACTTCGTTACCAAACGTGGCGATTGCCGTGGCGACCGCTCGAAGATTTCTTGGACGCAGGTTGAAACCGGCTCGGCGATTACATGGAAATATCCTTCCTGTATCCTGCGCGGCGACGATTCACGCGGTGAGTTCTACTCGATTGCCGTATCCAACGGATATCAGCAGATCGACAGCGGCACCAAGATGATCCATCTCGGCAAGAACACGTCGAGCCGCATCATCTCCAAGGGTATTTCTGCCGGTAATTCCAACAATACCTATCGCGGACAGGTTTCAGCGCATCGCAAAGCTGAAAACGCCCGCAACTTCACCCAGTGCGACTCGCTTTTGATCGGCAACGATTGCGGCGCGCACACTGTGCCCTATATCGAGGCGAAAAACGCCACTGCACAGTTTGAGCACGAGGCAACCACCTCCAAAATTTCCGAAGACCAGCTGTTCTACGTCATGCAGCGCGGCATTCCGGAAGAGGAGGCAATCGCCCTCATCGTCAATGGTTTTGTGAAGGAAGTTATTCAGGAACTGCCAATGGAATTCGCCGTTGAGGCGCAGAAGCTGATTGGCATTTCGCTTGAGGGCAGCGTCGGTTAA
- the sufC gene encoding Fe-S cluster assembly ATPase SufC, translated as MLEIKNLHAKIADTDTEIIRGLNLTVNKGEVAAIMGPNGSGKSTLSYILAGRNDYEVTEGDILYNGESILELDPAERAAKGIFLAFQYPMEIPGVATMEFLKVAMNSQRKARGEAELKIPEFIKRVKDVAGGLNIDMNMLKRPLNVGFSGGEKKRAEILQMQLLEPSLCVLDETDSGLDIDALKIVSDGVNALRSPDRAVIVITHYQRLLEYIVPDSVHVLYKGQVIKSGDKNLALHLEENGYADVIGEAA; from the coding sequence ATGCTTGAGATCAAGAACCTTCATGCAAAGATCGCTGACACGGATACCGAAATCATCCGTGGTCTGAACCTCACCGTGAACAAGGGTGAAGTCGCCGCCATCATGGGGCCGAACGGCTCCGGCAAGTCGACGCTGTCCTATATTCTCGCCGGTCGCAATGATTATGAAGTCACCGAAGGCGACATTCTCTACAACGGCGAGTCGATCCTTGAACTGGACCCAGCCGAACGCGCTGCCAAGGGTATCTTCCTTGCGTTCCAGTACCCAATGGAAATTCCAGGCGTTGCCACGATGGAATTCCTCAAGGTTGCGATGAACAGCCAGCGCAAGGCGCGTGGCGAAGCTGAGCTCAAAATCCCTGAGTTCATCAAGCGCGTCAAAGACGTTGCCGGTGGTCTCAACATCGACATGAATATGCTCAAGCGTCCGCTGAATGTCGGATTCTCGGGTGGTGAAAAGAAGCGCGCAGAAATCCTGCAGATGCAGCTTCTTGAGCCAAGCCTCTGCGTACTCGACGAAACCGATTCCGGCCTTGATATCGACGCTCTGAAGATCGTTTCGGATGGTGTGAATGCACTCCGTTCGCCTGACCGTGCGGTGATCGTAATCACACACTATCAGCGCCTGCTCGAATATATCGTGCCGGACAGCGTTCATGTTCTTTACAAGGGACAGGTCATCAAGTCGGGCGACAAGAACCTTGCACTTCATCTTGAAGAAAATGGTTATGCCGACGTAATCGGCGAAGCTGCCTGA
- the sufD gene encoding Fe-S cluster assembly protein SufD, with amino-acid sequence MNIQTAPTAKPRTAAESALIDNFATRMGELPGNGDVVIARDNALETLKVHGLPSRRIESWHYTDFRTLLKGVAEFNSAAGTNTLPALLAGSFIIPASNGVALDAKAPEGVSLTRIHDALADGSLVSELNIRGTDDTIGQINAAYVSDGWAVSIADGTELETPLELQNIQKTGQGHTRFPMQIGSDVKATIVERQSGGEGDAFSTSVSHVTVGDGAEIVWVILRDFGQATQLAQFNATIGKGSKLTLYIVNAGGKLVRQEVHLNVTGEDSDFELRALNLLADDSHTDITMTVGHVVENTRSTQIIRNVVKDRARGVFQGMIRVSKIAQKTDARMACNTLLLSDDGEFDAKPELEIFADDVACGHGATVTELSKDYLFYLMARGVPESEARGLLIKAFIAEIIEELENEALVEALEDVLSTWLAAHA; translated from the coding sequence ATGAATATCCAGACCGCTCCCACAGCAAAGCCGAGAACGGCTGCTGAAAGCGCGCTGATCGACAATTTTGCCACCCGCATGGGCGAATTGCCCGGCAATGGCGATGTTGTCATTGCGCGTGACAATGCACTGGAAACGCTAAAAGTTCACGGTCTTCCGTCGCGTCGTATCGAGAGCTGGCATTATACGGATTTCCGTACGCTGCTTAAAGGCGTAGCTGAGTTCAACTCGGCTGCTGGCACGAATACGCTACCCGCACTTCTCGCAGGCTCGTTCATTATTCCTGCCAGCAATGGCGTGGCTCTCGATGCCAAGGCACCAGAAGGTGTGTCGCTAACCCGTATTCACGATGCGCTCGCTGACGGATCACTGGTCTCGGAGCTGAATATCCGTGGCACTGACGACACAATCGGGCAGATCAATGCCGCCTATGTCAGCGATGGCTGGGCAGTCTCGATTGCAGACGGCACTGAGCTTGAAACACCGCTTGAGCTGCAGAACATCCAGAAAACCGGGCAGGGGCATACCCGCTTCCCGATGCAGATCGGGTCGGATGTTAAGGCGACTATTGTCGAACGACAGTCCGGTGGTGAGGGCGATGCTTTCTCGACATCTGTAAGTCACGTGACCGTTGGCGATGGCGCTGAGATCGTATGGGTTATCCTGCGCGATTTTGGTCAGGCCACGCAGCTTGCCCAGTTCAATGCAACCATTGGCAAAGGCTCCAAGCTCACGCTTTACATCGTGAATGCTGGTGGCAAGCTGGTGCGTCAGGAAGTGCATCTGAATGTCACGGGCGAAGATTCGGACTTCGAGCTTCGCGCACTCAACCTTCTTGCGGATGATTCTCACACCGACATCACCATGACGGTAGGGCATGTGGTTGAAAATACGCGTTCAACCCAGATCATTCGTAACGTGGTCAAGGATCGTGCACGTGGTGTTTTCCAGGGTATGATCCGCGTTTCGAAGATCGCGCAGAAGACCGATGCTCGTATGGCCTGTAACACACTTCTGCTGTCTGATGATGGTGAGTTTGATGCGAAGCCAGAGCTGGAAATCTTTGCCGATGACGTCGCTTGTGGTCACGGCGCAACGGTGACGGAACTCTCCAAGGACTATCTCTTCTACCTGATGGCTCGCGGTGTTCCGGAAAGCGAAGCACGTGGCCTGTTGATCAAGGCATTCATTGCCGAGATCATCGAGGAGCTGGAAAATGAAGCACTGGTTGAAGCACTTGAAGATGTGCTTTCGACCTGGCTTGCAGCCCACGCTTGA
- a CDS encoding cysteine desulfurase, which translates to MDQKNPRVAAYDVDAIRRDFPILSRQVHGKPLVYLDNGASAQKPQSVIDAVTHAYANEYANVHRGLHFLSNAATDAYEKSRETVRRFLNVGSVDEIVFTKNATEAINTVAYGYGMPNIGEGDEILLSIMEHHSNIVPWHFIRERQGAKLVFTPVDDEGVFHIEEFEKRLTERTKLVAITHMSNALGTVTPIKKIVELAHARGIPVLVDGSQGAVHLPVDVQELGCDWYVFTGHKVYGPSGIGVLYGRAEMLEKMRPFQGGGEMIEEVTEENVTYNHPPHRFEAGTPPIVQAIGLGAALEYMEKIGRHAILAHEEDLRDYAHEQLGKINSLRIYGNAPDKGAIISFALEGIHAHDVSMVIDRAGIAVRAGTHCAQPLLKRFGVTSTCRASFGMYNTRAEVDALAEALEKARKFFG; encoded by the coding sequence ATGGACCAGAAGAACCCGCGCGTTGCGGCTTATGATGTCGATGCGATACGCAGGGACTTTCCGATCCTGTCACGACAGGTTCATGGCAAGCCGCTTGTTTATCTGGATAATGGTGCTTCTGCGCAAAAGCCGCAAAGCGTCATTGACGCTGTTACCCATGCATACGCAAATGAATATGCAAATGTGCATCGCGGTCTGCATTTTCTCTCGAATGCTGCAACAGACGCTTATGAAAAGTCGCGCGAAACAGTTCGCCGTTTTCTGAACGTTGGCTCCGTCGACGAAATTGTGTTCACGAAGAACGCTACTGAGGCGATCAATACGGTCGCTTATGGATATGGCATGCCAAATATCGGCGAGGGCGATGAAATCCTCCTGTCGATCATGGAGCATCACTCCAATATCGTTCCCTGGCATTTCATCCGGGAGCGACAGGGCGCGAAGCTTGTCTTCACGCCGGTGGATGACGAGGGCGTGTTCCATATCGAGGAATTCGAAAAGCGCCTGACCGAGCGTACCAAGCTTGTCGCAATCACCCATATGTCCAATGCGCTTGGCACAGTGACACCGATCAAGAAGATCGTGGAACTGGCACATGCGCGCGGTATTCCGGTGTTGGTGGATGGCAGTCAGGGCGCTGTGCATTTGCCTGTAGACGTGCAGGAACTGGGCTGTGATTGGTATGTGTTTACCGGTCACAAAGTCTATGGCCCATCAGGCATCGGCGTCCTTTATGGTCGGGCAGAAATGCTTGAGAAGATGCGCCCATTCCAGGGTGGTGGCGAAATGATCGAAGAAGTGACGGAAGAAAACGTCACTTACAATCATCCGCCTCATCGCTTTGAAGCTGGTACGCCGCCAATCGTCCAGGCCATTGGGCTGGGAGCGGCTCTCGAATATATGGAAAAGATCGGCCGTCATGCGATCCTCGCGCATGAAGAAGATCTGCGCGATTATGCGCACGAGCAACTCGGCAAGATCAATTCCTTGCGCATTTATGGAAATGCACCTGATAAGGGCGCAATCATTTCCTTTGCGCTCGAAGGCATCCACGCGCACGATGTTTCAATGGTGATCGATAGGGCGGGGATTGCGGTTCGCGCAGGCACGCATTGCGCACAGCCGCTCTTGAAACGCTTTGGCGTCACCTCTACATGCCGTGCATCCTTCGGGATGTATAATACCCGTGCCGAAGTAGACGCGCTGGCAGAAGCCTTGGAAAAGGCAAGGAAGTTTTTCGGATGA